From a single Columba livia isolate bColLiv1 breed racing homer chromosome 15, bColLiv1.pat.W.v2, whole genome shotgun sequence genomic region:
- the TMEM11 gene encoding transmembrane protein 11, mitochondrial encodes MAAWGRRRAGPGSTNSGGGRERVTLSSTDCYIVHEIYNGENAQDQFEYELEQALEAQYKYIVIEPTRIGDETARWITVGNCLHKTAVLAGTTCLFTPLALPADYSHYISLPAGVLSVACCTLYGISWQFDPCCKYQVEYDAYKLSRLPLHTLTSSTPVVLVRKDDLHRKRLHNTIALAALVYCVKKIYELYAV; translated from the exons ATGGCGGCGTGGGGAAGGAGGCGCGCTGGCCCCGGCAGCACCAACAGTGGTGGCGGCCGGGAGAG GGTCACCTTGTCCTCCACGGACTGTTACATTGTGCATGAAATCTACAACGGAGAGAATGCTCAGGACCAGTTTGAGTATGAGCTGGAGCAGGCCCTGGAAGCGCAGTACAAATACATCGTGATAGAGCCCACTCGCATCGGGGACGAGACGGCTCGCTGGATCACTGTCGGGAACTGCCTGCACAAGACGGCTGTGTTAGCGGGCACCACTTGTCTCTTCACCCCTCTGGCACTTCCAGCCGATTATTCTCACTACATCTCCCTGCCTGCTGGCGTGCTGAGCGTGGCGTGCTGCACCCTTTATGGTATCTCCTGGCAATTTGATCCCTGTTGCAAGTACCAAGTTGAGTACGATGCCTATAAACTTTCCCGGCTGCCCCTGCATACGCTCACCTCCTCCACTCCGGTGGTGCTGGTGAGGAAGGACGACCTGCACAGAAAGAGACTGCACAACACGATAGCACTCGCTGCCCTGGTGTACTGTGTAAAGAAGATCTACGAACTCTACGCCGTATGA
- the NATD1 gene encoding protein NATD1, translating to MAHSAPLGLLEQGCPIQVEHDRKRRQFTVRLNGCHDKAVLLYEYVGKRIVDLQHTEVPDAYRGRGIAKHLAKAALDFVVEEDLKAHLTCWYIQKYVKENPLPQYLEHLQP from the exons atGGCGCACTCGGCGCCGCTCGGCCTCCTGGAACAGGGCTGCCCCATCCAGGTGGAGCACGATCGGAAGCGGCGGCAGTTCACCGTGCGGCTGAACG GTTGCCATGACAAGGCGGTTCTGCTTTATGAATATGTGGGGAAGCGGATCGTGGACTTGCAGCACACAGAAGTGCCGGACGCCTATCGCGGGAGAGGAATCGCCAAGCACCTCGCAAAG GCAGCCCTGGACTTCGTGGTGGAGGAGGACCTGAAAGCTCACCTGACGTGCTGGTACATTCAGAAATACGTCAAGGAGAACCCACTGCCGCAGTACCTGGAACATTTGCAGCCTTAA